The proteins below come from a single Tissierella sp. MB52-C2 genomic window:
- a CDS encoding double-cubane-cluster-containing anaerobic reductase has product MEQIKKIVERFINARSDLAMEIAKLKDQEVKIIGTYCSFAPEEIILAANAKVIRMCNTSDEYVIVGEKVLPSNICNIVKSSYGEALSDSPYFNAVDLVIGETTCDGKKKMYEYLESIKPTYVLQLPQKNQGSEESSLWRNEIQRLRENLEKQFNIEILDEKIREAIKIKNTERKTLKNFYESWIKNTELISSKDVFTILTNFGYRLDNEKALEDIKTITEIIKSQPKLDNKGKNNAPRILLTGCPLGQKMERIIGIIEEAGGNLICLETCDWMKDNQDLINEDIDPIDAIAEKYLQIPCPAMTPNNRRMNLISELIDKYNIDGVIDLSLQACLTFGVETVLMKRFITEEKNIGYLNLETNITAAEIGQLRTRIEAFMEIL; this is encoded by the coding sequence ATGGAGCAAATAAAGAAAATCGTAGAAAGATTTATCAACGCTAGATCCGATTTAGCCATGGAAATAGCAAAGTTAAAAGATCAAGAAGTAAAAATAATTGGTACATATTGTTCATTCGCTCCAGAAGAAATAATATTAGCAGCCAATGCAAAGGTTATTAGGATGTGTAATACAAGTGATGAATATGTAATTGTTGGAGAAAAGGTTTTACCTAGCAATATCTGTAATATAGTTAAATCAAGCTATGGTGAAGCCTTATCTGATTCTCCATATTTTAATGCTGTTGATTTAGTCATAGGTGAGACAACCTGTGATGGTAAGAAAAAAATGTATGAGTATTTAGAAAGTATCAAGCCAACATACGTTTTACAATTACCTCAAAAAAATCAAGGTTCAGAAGAATCATCATTATGGAGAAATGAAATTCAGAGATTAAGAGAAAATCTTGAGAAGCAGTTTAATATTGAGATTTTAGATGAAAAAATTAGAGAAGCAATAAAAATAAAAAATACTGAGAGAAAAACATTGAAGAACTTCTATGAATCTTGGATTAAAAATACTGAATTAATAAGTAGTAAAGATGTTTTCACAATATTGACCAATTTTGGCTATAGGCTAGATAATGAGAAAGCATTAGAAGATATAAAGACTATAACGGAAATAATTAAATCTCAACCTAAACTGGATAACAAAGGAAAGAATAATGCTCCTAGAATTCTACTTACTGGCTGCCCATTGGGACAAAAAATGGAAAGGATAATTGGCATTATTGAGGAAGCAGGTGGAAATCTTATTTGTTTAGAGACTTGTGATTGGATGAAAGATAATCAGGACTTAATAAATGAAGATATTGACCCGATAGATGCAATCGCAGAAAAATACTTACAAATCCCCTGTCCAGCAATGACGCCAAACAATAGAAGAATGAATCTTATATCTGAATTAATTGATAAATATAATATAGATGGAGTTATTGATTTGTCACTTCAAGCCTGTCTTACATTTGGGGTTGAAACTGTATTGATGAAGAGATTTATAACAGAGGAAAAAAATATTGGATACTTAAATCTTGAAACTAACATTACGGCAGCAGAAATAGGACAACTTCGTACTAGAATAGAAGCATTCATGGAGATACTATAA
- a CDS encoding uroporphyrinogen decarboxylase family protein — protein sequence MNEKERLLKILRGENVDRPPVICPGGMMNAAVTELLGEINDNHNTDLDAMVSTAIKVREIIGFENYGVPFCMTCESEPFGVVISEGDKNNEPRILKYNDSDLEEIMRNFNPKLSINSKGQTVIKAIERLRNDEIPVIGNITGPISTATSIVDPLKLFKMLRKEPDEAYRFIEYVNNYLIEYARKMVGVGADLIAISDPTATGEILGKKNFDKFAMPMYVKFLEAMKEIDTPVIIHICGDAKTIIDSLNSLDVEALSFDSIVNMRFAKSKLSTRLMGNVSTLLIQNGPIDKIISITKNAMDSKVDIVSPACGLGMSTPIGNLRAMTDYVKGSI from the coding sequence ATGAATGAAAAAGAGAGATTGCTAAAAATCCTTAGGGGTGAGAACGTAGATAGACCTCCTGTAATATGTCCCGGAGGCATGATGAATGCAGCAGTTACAGAACTCTTAGGAGAGATAAATGATAATCATAATACTGATTTAGATGCTATGGTGTCTACTGCTATTAAAGTGAGAGAAATCATAGGGTTTGAAAACTATGGGGTACCTTTTTGTATGACTTGCGAATCAGAGCCTTTTGGTGTAGTCATTAGTGAAGGTGATAAAAACAACGAACCAAGGATACTAAAATATAATGATTCTGATTTGGAAGAAATTATGAGAAATTTCAATCCCAAATTATCTATAAATTCAAAGGGTCAGACTGTAATCAAAGCAATTGAAAGGTTAAGGAACGATGAAATTCCTGTAATTGGAAATATTACAGGACCAATAAGCACAGCCACTTCAATTGTAGATCCTCTTAAACTGTTTAAAATGCTAAGAAAAGAACCTGATGAAGCATATAGATTTATTGAATATGTGAATAATTATCTGATAGAATACGCAAGAAAAATGGTAGGAGTAGGTGCTGATCTTATTGCAATTTCAGACCCTACAGCAACAGGTGAAATATTAGGTAAGAAAAACTTTGATAAATTTGCAATGCCTATGTATGTTAAGTTTTTAGAGGCTATGAAAGAGATAGATACTCCTGTAATCATTCATATATGTGGTGATGCAAAGACAATAATTGATAGCTTAAACTCTTTAGATGTAGAAGCACTTAGCTTTGATTCTATAGTAAATATGAGATTCGCCAAATCAAAACTTAGTACAAGACTCATGGGCAATGTAAGTACATTACTTATACAAAATGGGCCCATAGACAAGATTATCTCAATTACAAAGAATGCAATGGATTCTAAGGTAGATATTGTATCTCCAGCATGCGGCTTAGGTATGTCTACTCCAATAGGAAATCTTAGGGCTATGACAGACTATGTGAAAGGAAGTATATAA
- a CDS encoding double-cubane-cluster-containing anaerobic reductase — protein MDFTQLLNEFAEARENGFITTKELKDQGKKVIGVYCGFAPWEIITASGAMAAWLCGMSAETIPYAEKHLPANLCPLIKSSYGFAVADKCPYFYFSDMLIGETTCDGKKKMYEFLSDFKPMHIMHLPQNPNAPNSFKYYRSEMVKLKEVIEKQLDVEITDEDIRDRIKIRNRERKALRSFYEIGKLSPPPIRGFDLRRVIQATLFISDKEKEIERIEKLTRDIMEDYEKNGSQVPLSAKRILVTGSPLGDATENIIKIIEENGGVVVCFEMCSSIKDKEEQVREDGDPFDALTERYLKSGCACMSPNNHRMNMISDYIDEYKIDGVIDITLQSCHTYNMEGDRVKHTVNEKGKPYLHLETDYSQETIGQLTTRISAFIEML, from the coding sequence ATGGATTTTACCCAATTGTTAAATGAATTTGCAGAAGCTAGAGAAAATGGGTTTATTACTACTAAGGAACTAAAGGATCAAGGTAAGAAGGTAATAGGAGTATACTGTGGGTTTGCACCATGGGAGATAATTACAGCCTCTGGAGCTATGGCTGCATGGCTATGCGGTATGTCGGCAGAGACTATTCCATATGCAGAAAAACATCTTCCAGCTAACCTTTGTCCTCTAATTAAATCGAGTTATGGATTTGCTGTTGCAGATAAATGTCCTTATTTCTATTTTTCAGATATGTTAATAGGTGAGACAACCTGTGATGGCAAGAAAAAAATGTATGAGTTTTTAAGTGATTTTAAACCTATGCACATAATGCATCTGCCTCAAAATCCCAATGCTCCTAATTCCTTTAAATACTATAGATCTGAGATGGTGAAATTAAAAGAAGTCATAGAAAAGCAACTTGATGTAGAGATAACAGATGAAGATATAAGAGATAGGATTAAGATTAGAAATAGAGAGAGAAAGGCCTTGAGAAGTTTTTATGAAATAGGTAAATTATCTCCACCACCGATTCGTGGATTTGATTTAAGACGTGTTATTCAAGCCACATTATTTATCTCTGATAAGGAAAAAGAAATAGAAAGAATAGAGAAATTGACTAGAGATATAATGGAGGACTATGAGAAAAATGGCAGCCAAGTACCTCTTTCAGCAAAGAGAATACTTGTAACAGGTTCACCCCTTGGTGATGCCACTGAGAACATAATAAAAATAATCGAAGAAAATGGTGGAGTAGTAGTATGTTTTGAAATGTGTTCATCCATAAAGGATAAGGAAGAACAAGTAAGGGAAGATGGAGATCCATTTGATGCACTTACTGAAAGATATCTAAAATCAGGATGTGCCTGTATGAGTCCAAATAACCATAGAATGAATATGATATCAGATTATATTGATGAATATAAGATAGATGGAGTAATAGATATAACCCTTCAATCCTGCCATACTTACAATATGGAAGGCGATAGAGTAAAACACACAGTAAACGAGAAAGGAAAACCTTATCTTCATTTAGAAACAGACTATTCTCAAGAAACTATTGGACAGCTAACTACTAGAATATCAGCATTTATAGAAATGTTATAA
- a CDS encoding uroporphyrinogen decarboxylase family protein yields the protein MKKDQMTPKERMTAFAQGLEIDRIPCNPHMGVTMAPFIGITLKEYYHSAERMAELEIALFKRLRHDGVSVSATLRGVAEAMGSKMYYPDNNISLMDAPAIKNVDEIESLKPSNPEKDGKLPLVLKAVQIIKDKIGHEVNVGAGLAGPFSTAASVVGTENLLKWMLKYPNKVHTLMEIVTESNNRFIEKAAELGIGVGLSDPVSSTSLISVKQFNEFSAPYIKKNVDKMKSLTGCSLSIHICGKSKGIWESVMDTGISSFSIDNVEDLQDAKEIMGDRITISGNIPPVDVIQKGTREDVLRAGKECIRKTYGTKKGYILSSGCQIPKDSPMENIDALMDAARIYGSYPINEELLFSED from the coding sequence TTGAAAAAGGATCAAATGACTCCAAAGGAAAGAATGACAGCCTTCGCTCAAGGACTTGAAATAGATCGTATACCGTGCAATCCACATATGGGAGTGACTATGGCACCATTTATAGGTATCACTCTAAAAGAATATTATCATTCAGCAGAGAGAATGGCAGAACTAGAGATAGCATTGTTTAAACGATTAAGACATGATGGTGTAAGTGTCTCAGCTACTTTAAGGGGAGTTGCGGAGGCCATGGGTTCAAAAATGTATTATCCTGATAATAATATTTCACTTATGGATGCACCTGCTATAAAAAATGTAGATGAAATAGAAAGTTTAAAACCTTCCAACCCTGAAAAGGATGGCAAACTACCTTTAGTTCTCAAGGCTGTACAGATTATAAAAGATAAGATAGGACATGAGGTAAATGTTGGAGCAGGATTGGCTGGACCTTTTAGCACTGCTGCTTCGGTGGTTGGTACGGAAAATCTATTAAAATGGATGCTAAAATATCCAAATAAGGTTCATACATTAATGGAGATAGTAACTGAATCTAATAATAGGTTTATAGAAAAGGCTGCAGAACTAGGTATAGGAGTAGGATTATCAGATCCTGTTTCATCCACAAGTCTAATAAGTGTTAAACAATTTAATGAATTTTCCGCACCATATATTAAGAAAAATGTGGATAAGATGAAATCCTTGACAGGATGTAGTCTTTCAATTCATATTTGTGGTAAAAGCAAAGGTATCTGGGAATCTGTTATGGATACGGGGATTTCAAGTTTTAGCATAGATAATGTAGAAGATCTTCAAGATGCTAAGGAAATAATGGGAGATAGAATTACAATATCAGGAAATATTCCACCAGTTGATGTAATACAAAAAGGTACCAGGGAAGATGTACTTAGAGCGGGCAAAGAATGTATTAGAAAGACTTATGGAACTAAAAAAGGATATATACTTAGTTCTGGATGTCAGATTCCAAAGGATTCGCCAATGGAAAATATTGATGCATTAATGGATGCGGCCAGGATATATGGTAGCTATCCTATCAATGAAGAACTATTATTTAGTGAAGATTAG
- a CDS encoding MetQ/NlpA family ABC transporter substrate-binding protein — MKKRKRILIFMMSLIILSTILTACGEDDKKQDVIVNSDDELDNKTKIEEKKKFTVGCMPLNEPAVQIMKELLESKGYDLEVTVFDGNHLPAVALKEGNIDSLILNHLPWINTFNQENNTNLTMVEPYVYYSYFAVYSSKYNSIDELPQNAQIAIAGDPTNMDRSLRVLRDAGLITLGEKTGNFYSLLDIEDNPKNVKLIETETTATVRSIEDVDAIITFSSTMKMAGFDPKVYLYEDESSTQFPTGLVVQPENVDVEWVKALIEVTQTDEFKEKFNEFYGGAYKLFND, encoded by the coding sequence ATGAAAAAGAGAAAAAGAATACTAATTTTTATGATGAGTTTGATAATCTTATCTACCATATTGACGGCTTGTGGAGAAGATGATAAAAAGCAGGATGTTATAGTTAATTCAGATGATGAACTAGATAATAAAACTAAGATAGAAGAAAAGAAAAAATTTACAGTTGGATGTATGCCCCTAAATGAACCAGCGGTTCAAATAATGAAGGAATTGCTTGAGTCAAAGGGCTACGACCTAGAGGTAACTGTATTTGATGGTAATCATCTTCCTGCTGTAGCTCTTAAGGAAGGTAATATCGATAGTCTGATTCTCAATCACTTACCTTGGATAAATACTTTTAACCAAGAAAATAATACTAATCTTACTATGGTAGAGCCTTATGTTTACTATTCTTATTTTGCAGTATATTCATCTAAATATAATAGTATAGATGAATTGCCACAAAATGCCCAAATCGCAATAGCAGGTGACCCTACTAATATGGATAGAAGTTTGAGGGTGCTTAGAGATGCAGGCCTTATTACTTTAGGTGAGAAAACAGGAAATTTTTATTCGCTATTAGATATTGAGGATAATCCTAAAAATGTAAAATTGATTGAAACGGAAACTACTGCAACAGTTAGAAGTATTGAAGATGTAGATGCAATAATAACTTTCTCCAGTACAATGAAGATGGCTGGATTTGATCCAAAAGTATATCTTTATGAAGATGAAAGTTCTACTCAATTTCCAACAGGCCTAGTTGTACAACCAGAAAATGTTGATGTAGAGTGGGTAAAGGCTTTAATTGAAGTTACACAAACAGATGAGTTTAAAGAAAAATTTAATGAATTTTATGGTGGTGCATATAAATTATTTAATGACTAG
- a CDS encoding DUF169 domain-containing protein: MLDINTSSILLESLLELERKAVGIKFIFEKEEYDEFKANTIDNMMAYCTMVRNASRGKSYKVCLKNFACLGAAMALGLLKPNNGTISGRRRSENGSYKDLCISRSLSRDMVYCQHEIYGVGIMPLEQYEENPDVVIIITDPYNAMRIIQGNAYHNGQAKGIKMAGMQALCQECTSFPFETNEINISMMCSGTRFLAQWKRDELAIGVPFNKFATILDGIKQTVNPLERNPQKKIIEKKLKENNLEDTLNIEYNKNYDDGAYIGIKGLDNYK, encoded by the coding sequence ATGTTAGATATTAATACTAGTTCAATTTTGCTAGAATCTTTATTGGAATTAGAGAGAAAAGCAGTAGGTATAAAATTTATATTTGAAAAGGAAGAATATGATGAATTTAAAGCCAACACAATAGATAATATGATGGCGTATTGTACCATGGTAAGAAATGCATCACGGGGTAAATCCTATAAGGTTTGTTTGAAAAACTTCGCATGTCTTGGTGCAGCTATGGCATTAGGTTTATTAAAACCGAATAATGGAACTATATCAGGGAGAAGACGTTCAGAAAATGGGTCATATAAAGATTTATGCATTAGCAGAAGTTTATCAAGGGATATGGTATATTGCCAGCATGAGATTTATGGAGTTGGAATAATGCCATTAGAACAATATGAAGAAAACCCAGACGTAGTTATAATAATAACCGATCCATATAATGCCATGAGAATTATACAGGGGAATGCCTATCATAATGGACAAGCTAAAGGGATAAAAATGGCAGGAATGCAGGCATTATGTCAGGAATGCACTTCCTTTCCATTTGAAACTAACGAGATTAATATATCAATGATGTGTTCTGGCACAAGATTTTTAGCGCAGTGGAAAAGAGATGAGCTGGCTATAGGAGTTCCATTTAATAAATTTGCAACTATATTAGATGGAATAAAGCAGACTGTAAATCCTTTGGAGCGAAATCCTCAGAAGAAAATAATTGAGAAAAAGCTTAAAGAAAATAATTTAGAGGATACTTTAAATATTGAATATAACAAAAACTATGATGATGGAGCATACATAGGTATAAAGGGTCTAGATAACTATAAATAA
- a CDS encoding corrinoid protein: MNKEKLFGEISEAVVEMEDELVEELCNRSLELSIPADETITKGLVVGMDKVGQLYEEQEYFLPEVLTCSDTLNIGLDILKPHIKAEATDNPIKVVIGVVEGDTHDIGKNLVKIMTESSGIEVYDLGRDVPLKNFIIVAEEVGADFICMSTLMTTTMMGMKTVIDTLKEKNIRDKYKVMIGGGPISQRFADEIGADAYTADANEAVKRMKSMIAN; encoded by the coding sequence ATGAACAAAGAAAAATTATTTGGAGAAATAAGTGAAGCCGTGGTAGAGATGGAGGATGAATTAGTAGAGGAACTTTGCAATAGATCACTAGAGTTATCCATACCGGCTGATGAAACCATCACCAAAGGCTTGGTAGTAGGAATGGATAAGGTTGGACAACTCTATGAAGAGCAAGAATACTTTTTACCAGAGGTGCTTACCTGTTCAGATACATTAAACATAGGATTAGATATATTGAAACCCCATATAAAGGCAGAAGCTACAGACAATCCTATTAAGGTAGTTATAGGAGTTGTGGAAGGAGATACCCATGATATAGGAAAGAATTTGGTCAAAATAATGACCGAATCATCAGGTATTGAGGTATATGACTTAGGCAGAGACGTCCCATTAAAAAATTTTATCATAGTAGCAGAAGAAGTAGGAGCAGACTTTATCTGTATGTCAACTCTGATGACAACTACTATGATGGGGATGAAAACTGTAATAGATACCTTAAAGGAAAAAAATATAAGAGATAAATATAAGGTAATGATTGGTGGAGGGCCTATATCCCAAAGATTTGCAGATGAAATTGGAGCAGATGCATATACTGCAGATGCAAATGAAGCAGTAAAGAGAATGAAATCAATGATAGCTAATTAA
- a CDS encoding GGDEF domain-containing protein has protein sequence MGMCIIKDKHYNIKTCFKAIISFWFIILVSLTLYSNHKISRNVERQVGDRAIILATYIANTLELTDEDIVYLKSLSFEELLKSETNQKFEKNARTIMEISDYKCIYLASRLEEGDTNNSNNIIYILDAADNEGCYNENLRYDKANELFEEVNNTKISNYNFIKTKRGEYINAYAPFYTVEGNYIGLIGVEVSANIFKTIINNYMNIIILYIVINLVIGYIVFFLYKHMKNIYSELEEERIISGIDDLTRVFNRRKFNEISEKLWKDAKEKKEELSLILIDLDYFKEFNDNYGHVTGDALLKAMGSVLKRKAAALDGYTCRYGGDEFLILFPKLDLNQSEIVANEILKEVNNLKLSHEYSPIDRYQTVSIGVASTIPAEGMVIDDLLNEADNALYLSKKYGKNRVSIWNK, from the coding sequence ATGGGCATGTGTATTATTAAGGATAAACATTATAATATCAAGACCTGTTTTAAAGCCATTATCAGTTTTTGGTTTATCATACTAGTTAGTCTAACTCTTTACTCTAATCATAAAATAAGCCGCAATGTGGAACGGCAAGTTGGTGATAGGGCTATTATTTTAGCAACATATATAGCAAATACACTAGAATTGACAGATGAAGATATAGTGTACCTAAAATCTCTATCCTTTGAAGAGTTATTAAAGAGTGAAACAAATCAAAAATTTGAAAAGAACGCTAGAACTATAATGGAAATTTCAGATTATAAGTGTATTTACTTAGCATCTAGATTAGAAGAAGGAGATACTAATAATTCCAACAATATAATATATATCTTAGATGCTGCAGATAATGAAGGCTGTTATAATGAAAACTTAAGATATGATAAGGCTAATGAATTATTTGAAGAAGTGAATAACACCAAGATTTCAAATTACAATTTTATTAAAACCAAAAGGGGAGAATATATAAATGCATATGCTCCTTTTTATACGGTGGAAGGTAATTATATAGGATTAATAGGCGTGGAAGTTTCTGCAAATATTTTTAAAACTATAATAAATAATTATATGAACATTATAATATTATATATAGTTATAAATCTTGTAATAGGGTATATAGTTTTTTTCTTATATAAACATATGAAAAATATATATAGTGAACTAGAGGAAGAAAGAATTATTTCGGGAATAGATGATCTCACACGTGTATTTAATAGAAGAAAATTTAATGAAATATCTGAAAAACTATGGAAGGATGCTAAGGAAAAGAAAGAAGAGCTATCCTTAATTCTAATAGATTTAGATTATTTTAAAGAATTTAATGACAACTATGGTCATGTAACTGGTGATGCTTTACTAAAAGCTATGGGATCTGTTCTCAAGAGAAAAGCTGCAGCTCTAGACGGATATACATGCAGATATGGAGGAGATGAGTTTTTGATCTTATTTCCGAAACTAGATTTAAATCAAAGTGAAATAGTAGCAAATGAAATATTAAAGGAAGTAAACAATTTAAAGCTAAGCCATGAATATTCCCCTATAGATAGATATCAAACTGTAAGTATAGGTGTAGCTAGTACTATCCCTGCAGAGGGAATGGTTATAGATGATCTTTTGAATGAGGCAGATAATGCACTTTATTTATCTAAAAAATATGGAAAAAATAGAGTATCTATTTGGAACAAATAA
- a CDS encoding uroporphyrinogen decarboxylase family protein, whose amino-acid sequence MGAISIFKCVGKEVEIISDSILEGLNISYEESNKNAYEMAILAKALKEYRNEKYCKLPFCHTVEAEAFGSKVIFDQKVGNRIEKYKINDINLFEDISEIDLNMGRIAEVLRAINILKKNEENVILNITGPFSVATSIMDSGLFYRSVRKNREKINKLLEIIESSIVEFILAGIKQGVDFISFADPVGTMDIVGPKIYKDISGQSTYNILKRVESRLGKTIIHICGKTSTSLEAIGLIEVERIKAEGQDYLDIIKNIKEERKDIKFIGHWCLNLNKSNGEIINCKIK is encoded by the coding sequence ATGGGAGCTATAAGTATTTTTAAATGTGTAGGAAAGGAAGTCGAAATAATATCTGATAGTATTCTAGAAGGATTAAATATATCATATGAAGAATCAAATAAAAATGCTTATGAGATGGCTATATTGGCAAAGGCTTTAAAAGAATATAGAAATGAAAAATATTGTAAATTACCTTTCTGTCATACTGTAGAAGCTGAGGCTTTCGGTTCAAAAGTAATTTTTGATCAAAAAGTAGGCAATAGGATTGAAAAATATAAAATCAATGATATAAATTTATTTGAAGATATATCAGAAATAGATTTAAACATGGGAAGAATTGCTGAAGTTCTAAGGGCAATAAATATCCTAAAGAAGAATGAAGAAAATGTAATCCTCAATATAACAGGTCCCTTTAGTGTAGCTACATCTATTATGGATAGTGGGTTGTTCTATAGATCTGTCAGAAAAAATAGAGAAAAGATTAATAAGCTTTTAGAAATAATAGAAAGCAGTATAGTAGAGTTTATCCTAGCAGGAATCAAACAAGGAGTAGATTTCATTTCCTTTGCAGATCCTGTAGGTACTATGGATATAGTTGGACCTAAGATATATAAAGATATATCGGGACAATCTACATATAATATATTAAAAAGAGTTGAAAGTCGATTGGGAAAAACTATAATTCATATTTGTGGAAAGACTTCTACATCTTTGGAAGCCATAGGACTTATTGAAGTTGAAAGAATAAAGGCTGAAGGACAAGATTATTTAGATATAATTAAAAACATAAAAGAAGAACGAAAAGATATAAAATTCATAGGTCATTGGTGTTTAAATCTAAATAAATCTAATGGTGAAATTATCAATTGTAAAATAAAATAA
- a CDS encoding ASKHA domain-containing protein yields the protein MPIVKFIKENIDIEVEKGTILLEAIREAKLKIETPCNGMGSCGKCKVIARGRLSETSDRERKIIDENKSERLSCMAIILGEIEVELMENERILKTINKGFSIHVSVDSPVKIKKLPRINEDSSIPYVDYLGYELNSVGLYRKISILEKNNFEELWGVVFEDKLLDIKSHKNNILGIGIDIGTTGISYYLIDLFSGEIIDKLSSLNPQTQYGGDVLTRITYCMENPLGAIKLQELIVDEINNSIKILTGNSYNIDDIYHIIIAANTTMLHLLLGVDPTLLAKAPYRSIFLNPKDFKAKDISIEANDEAILSIIPSASSYVGGDIVSGIMASGFKNDEKAVFIDIGTNGEMAVLKDGMIIATSTAAGPALEGMNIECGCRAQKGAIETFDIDEEFNISYNTIGDDKPLGICGSGLIDIVGALVKRNILLKTGRWNKNLNSKLENRLVDKKFYITEDIYISQKDIRQIQLAKGAIATGVILMLEEIGLNIEEISKIYIAGAFGYHVNPSNMKIIGLIPKGFKGDISFLGNTSLEGTRLALINKGCFKETYNISENIEVLELSLRENFQDVFVSQLNF from the coding sequence ATGCCTATAGTAAAATTCATTAAAGAGAATATAGATATTGAAGTAGAGAAAGGTACAATTTTACTAGAAGCTATTAGAGAAGCTAAGCTAAAGATTGAAACTCCATGTAATGGCATGGGATCTTGTGGCAAGTGTAAGGTAATAGCAAGGGGACGACTATCTGAAACTAGTGATAGAGAAAGAAAAATCATAGATGAGAATAAATCTGAAAGATTGTCCTGTATGGCAATAATACTTGGAGAAATAGAAGTGGAGCTTATGGAAAATGAAAGGATTTTAAAGACTATTAACAAAGGGTTTAGTATTCATGTTTCAGTAGATAGTCCTGTTAAAATTAAAAAACTTCCTAGGATCAATGAAGATAGTTCTATTCCATATGTTGACTATTTAGGATATGAACTTAATTCAGTAGGATTATATAGAAAAATTAGTATATTAGAAAAAAACAATTTTGAAGAATTATGGGGAGTTGTATTTGAGGATAAATTATTAGATATAAAGAGTCACAAAAATAATATTCTAGGAATTGGAATCGACATTGGAACCACGGGTATCTCTTATTATTTAATAGATTTATTCAGTGGGGAAATAATAGACAAATTGTCATCCTTAAATCCTCAGACTCAATATGGAGGAGATGTGTTAACGAGAATTACATATTGTATGGAAAATCCATTAGGAGCTATTAAGCTTCAGGAATTGATAGTAGATGAAATAAATAATTCAATAAAAATCTTAACAGGGAACAGCTATAATATAGATGATATCTATCATATTATAATTGCTGCCAATACTACTATGCTTCATCTCCTACTGGGAGTTGATCCAACTTTATTGGCTAAGGCTCCCTATAGGTCAATATTTTTAAATCCAAAGGATTTTAAAGCAAAAGATATATCTATTGAAGCCAATGATGAAGCCATCCTTAGTATAATTCCATCGGCTTCATCCTATGTAGGGGGAGATATAGTATCTGGTATTATGGCATCAGGTTTTAAGAACGATGAGAAAGCTGTATTTATAGATATTGGCACCAATGGTGAAATGGCAGTTTTAAAGGATGGAATGATAATAGCCACATCTACTGCGGCAGGTCCTGCTCTAGAGGGGATGAATATAGAATGTGGCTGTCGTGCACAAAAGGGAGCAATTGAAACCTTTGATATAGATGAGGAATTTAATATTAGCTATAATACAATCGGAGATGATAAACCATTAGGAATCTGCGGAAGTGGGCTTATTGACATAGTAGGAGCCTTAGTAAAAAGAAATATCCTCTTGAAAACTGGAAGATGGAATAAAAATTTAAACTCTAAACTCGAAAATAGATTAGTAGATAAGAAATTTTATATAACAGAAGATATATATATTTCTCAAAAGGATATAAGACAGATTCAACTGGCAAAGGGAGCCATAGCCACTGGTGTAATTTTAATGCTGGAGGAAATAGGACTAAATATAGAAGAAATATCAAAGATATATATTGCTGGTGCATTTGGATACCATGTTAATCCCTCTAATATGAAAATAATAGGGCTTATTCCTAAGGGATTTAAAGGAGATATAAGCTTTTTAGGTAATACTTCCTTAGAAGGAACTAGGTTGGCATTAATTAATAAAGGATGTTTTAAGGAGACATATAATATTAGTGAAAACATAGAAGTGTTGGAATTATCTCTTAGGGAAAACTTCCAAGATGTTTTTGTATCTCAATTAAATTTTTAG